Proteins encoded within one genomic window of Esox lucius isolate fEsoLuc1 chromosome 12, fEsoLuc1.pri, whole genome shotgun sequence:
- the csde1 gene encoding cold shock domain-containing protein E1 isoform X8 codes for MERIHSEPPLARKTASASSTSAVTIPRSFSVSHKKHKRTPLYQRSMSFDPGMLHNNGHTAFANGTVAGIRETGVVEKLLTSYGFIQCSERQARLFFHCSQYNGNLQELKIGDDVEFEVSSDRRTGKPIAVKLLKIKPEVLPEERISGQVGPDSHASPFTVLHGYIHPVVSAISTHLDSKSTPGQVPTGSVCYERNGYGFLPSQEVFYLTYTPDDIEGNMHLDTGDKVSFYMETNKHTGAVSAHNIVLVKKKQMRCQGVVCATKEAFGFIERADVVKEIFFHYSEFKGDLEALQAGDDVEFTIKERNGKEVATDVRLLPQGTVIFEDISIEQFEGTVAKVIPKVPTKNQNDPLPGRICARISFTDKELLFGEKDTKSKVTLLEGDHVQFNISTDRRDKLERATNIDILPDTFHFTKESREMGVIAAMRDGFGFIKCVDRDARMFFHFSEVLEESQLHISDEVEFTVVPDMLSAQRNHAVRIKKLPKGTVSFHTQSEQRFVGLVEKESTAAVTNNKSASPSKAKEKEAEEGVISYEDCGVKLTVSYHVKDLDGAAQPQAGDKVEFSINEVKRTGQQSAVTIKILNRTVNTKRLLGYIATLKDNFGFIETANHDQEIFFHYSELCGDLENLELGDTVEYTLSKGKGNKVSAEKVTKVAAGRQESIPGNGVGQDVGEAVMLGKVLRPLRSVDPSQTEYQGLIELTEEDGTKGQHYPFGIVGMANKADCLQKGEMVKFQLCTVSQTGQKMACNVVPQRKALVECVKDQFGFITYEVGESKKLFFHVKEVQDGLELQTGDEVEFSVILNQRTGKCSACNVRRVSEGPKPVATPRPDRLVNRLKSITLDDVSAPRLVIVRQPRGPDNSKGFSVERKTRQPGVID; via the exons ATGGAGAGAATACACTCTGAACCCCCTTTGGCACGTAAAACTGCCTCTGCCTCTTCCACCTCTGCTGTGACTATCCCCCGGTCCTTCTCTgtttcacacaaaaaacacaagcgGACCCCCCTGTATCAGAGATCA ATGAGTTTTGACCCGGGCATGCTCCATAACAACGGGCACACTGCGTTTGCAAACGGCACAGTGGCGGGCATCAGGGAGACTGGCGTAGTGGAGAAGCTGCTTACCTCCTATGGGTTCATCCAGTGCTCTGAGCGGCAGGCCCGCCTGTTCTTTCACTGTTCGCAGTACAATGGAAACCTGCAGGAACTCAAGATAGGAG ATGATGTGGAGTTTGAAGTGTCCTCAGACAGGCGCACTGGCAAGCCCATAGCAGTGAAGTTGCTTAAGATCAAGCCAGAGGTGCTTCCAGAGGAGCGCATCTCGGGCCAGGTGGGGCCAGACTCGCACGCCTCTCCCTTTACTGTGCTGCATGGTTATATTCATCCA GTTGTCTCAGCCATCTCTACTCACCTGGATAGCAAGTCTACTCCAGGCCAGGTGCCCACTGGCAGTGTGTGCTATGAGAGGAACGGG TATGGATTCCTTCCCTCACAGGAGGTGTTCTACCTCACCTACACCCCTGATGACATAGAGGGCAATATGCACCTGGACACTGGAGACAAAGTTAGCTTCTACATGGAGACCAACAAACA CACTGGTGCAGTAAGTGCTCACAATATCGTTCTGGTGAAGAAGAAACAAATGAGGTGCCAGGGAGTTGTTTGTGCAACCAAG GAGGCCTTTGGGTTTATTGAAAGAGCTGACGTGGTGAAAGAGATATTCTTTCACTACAGCGAGTTCAAGGGTGACCTGGAGGCCCTGCAGGCTGGTGACGACGTTGAGTTCACCATTAAAGAGAGAAAC GGGAAAGAGGTGGCCACAGACGTGAGGCTGCTCCCACAGGGGACCGTCATATTTGAGGACATTAGCATTGAGCAGTTTGAAGGCACTGTTGCAAAGGTCATCCCCAAAGTTCCAACCAAGAACCAG AATGATCCGCTACCAGGCCGCATCTGTGCCAGGATCAGTTTTACTGACAAGGAACTCCTTTTTGGAGAGAAGGACACAAAGTCCAAGGTGACCCTGCTGGAGGGCGACCATGTGCAGTTCAACATCTCCACTGACCGCCGGGACAAGCTGGAGCGAGCCACCAACATAGACATCCTTCCAGACACCTTCCACTTCACCAAAGAGTCCCGTGAGATG GGTGTGATTGCTGCCATGCGTGATGGCTTTGGCTTCATCAAGTGTGTAGACCGGGATGCTAGGATGTTCTTTCACTTCAGCGAGGTCCTGGAGGAGAGCCAATTACACATCTCTGATGAAGTAGAGTTCACAGTTGTGCCC GACATGCTGTCTGCCCAGAGAAACCATGCTGTGCGCATTAAGAAGCTGCCCAAGGGCACGGTCTCCTTCCATACCCAGTCTGAGCAGCGCTTTGTGGGCTTGGTGGAGAAGGAGTCTACAGCGGCCGTCACCAACAACAAGAGCGCAAGCCcaagcaaggccaaagagaag GAAGCTGAAGAGGGAGTCATTTCTTATGAGGACTGTGGGGTGAAGCTGACTGTGTCCTACCATGTCAAAGATCTGGATGGAGCTGCCCAGCCACAAGCCGGTGATAAG GTGGAGTTCTCCATCAATGAGGTAAAGAGGACAGGCCAGCAGAGTGCTGTCACCATCAAGATCCTCAACCGGACCGTCAACACCAAGAGACTGCTGGGATACATAGCCACCCTAAAAGACAACTTTGGCTTCATAGAGACGGCCAATCACGATCAAGAGATCTTCTTTCACTACAG TGAGCTGTGTGGAGACTTGGAGAACTTGGAGCTGGGTGACACGGTGGAATACACCCTGTCCAAGGGCAAAGGAAACAAAGTCAGTGCTGAGAAGGTTACGAAGGTGGCGGCAGGTAGGCAGGAGAGTATTCCAG GGAATGGTGTTGGGCAGGATGTTGGTGAGGCAGTAATGCTGGGTAAGGTGCTGCGTCCTCTGCGCAGCGTGGATCCGTCCCAGACTGAGTACCAGGGCCTCATCGAGCTCACAGAGGAAG ATGGCACAAAGGGCCAACATTACCCTTTTGGCATTGTGGGCATGGCGAACAAGGCGGACTGTCTGCAGAAAGGAGAGATGGTGAAGTTCCAGCTGTGCACAGTGTCCCAGACAGGACAGAAGATGGCCTGCAATGTCGTCCCCCAACGCAAAGCCCTTGTGGAATGTGTCAAGGACCAG TTTGGTTTCATCACGTATGAAGTTGGCGAGAGTAAGAAGCTGTTTTTCCACGTGAAGGAGGTGCAGGATGGCTTGGAGCTTCAGACTGGGGATGAGGTGGAATTCTCGGTCATCCTCAACCAACGCACAGGGAAATGTAGTGCCTGCAATGTGCGCCGAGTCAG TGAAGGGCCTAAACCGGTGGCAACCCCCCGCCCCGATCGCTTGGTCAACCGGCTCAAGAGCATCACCCTTGATGATGTTAGCGCCCCCCGCCTAGTCATTGTGAGACAGCCTCGTGGCCCTGATAACTCAAAG GGTTTCAGCGTGGAGAGGAAAACCCGTCAACCGGGTGTCATTGACTGA
- the csde1 gene encoding cold shock domain-containing protein E1 isoform X4, with protein MERIHSEPPLARKTASASSTSAVTIPRSFSVSHKKHKRTPLYQRSMSFDPGMLHNNGHTAFANGTVAGIRETGVVEKLLTSYGFIQCSERQARLFFHCSQYNGNLQELKIGDDVEFEVSSDRRTGKPIAVKLLKIKPEVLPEERISGQVGPDSHASPFTVLHGYIHPVVSAISTHLDSKSTPGQVPTGSVCYERNGYGFLPSQEVFYLTYTPDDIEGNMHLDTGDKVSFYMETNKHTGAVSAHNIVLVKKKQMRCQGVVCATKEAFGFIERADVVKEIFFHYSEFKGDLEALQAGDDVEFTIKERNGKEVATDVRLLPQGTVIFEDISIEQFEGTVAKVIPKVPTKNQNDPLPGRICARISFTDKELLFGEKDTKSKVTLLEGDHVQFNISTDRRDKLERATNIDILPDTFHFTKESREMGVIAAMRDGFGFIKCVDRDARMFFHFSEVLEESQLHISDEVEFTVVPVSPEKTSMDMLSAQRNHAVRIKKLPKGTVSFHTQSEQRFVGLVEKESTAAVTNNKSASPSKAKEKKKDKGKVVEKEAEEGVISYEDCGVKLTVSYHVKDLDGAAQPQAGDKVEFSINEVKRTGQQSAVTIKILNRTVNTKRLLGYIATLKDNFGFIETANHDQEIFFHYSELCGDLENLELGDTVEYTLSKGKGNKVSAEKVTKVAAGNGVGQDVGEAVMLGKVLRPLRSVDPSQTEYQGLIELTEEDGTKGQHYPFGIVGMANKADCLQKGEMVKFQLCTVSQTGQKMACNVVPQRKALVECVKDQFGFITYEVGESKKLFFHVKEVQDGLELQTGDEVEFSVILNQRTGKCSACNVRRVSEGPKPVATPRPDRLVNRLKSITLDDVSAPRLVIVRQPRGPDNSKGFSVERKTRQPGVID; from the exons ATGGAGAGAATACACTCTGAACCCCCTTTGGCACGTAAAACTGCCTCTGCCTCTTCCACCTCTGCTGTGACTATCCCCCGGTCCTTCTCTgtttcacacaaaaaacacaagcgGACCCCCCTGTATCAGAGATCA ATGAGTTTTGACCCGGGCATGCTCCATAACAACGGGCACACTGCGTTTGCAAACGGCACAGTGGCGGGCATCAGGGAGACTGGCGTAGTGGAGAAGCTGCTTACCTCCTATGGGTTCATCCAGTGCTCTGAGCGGCAGGCCCGCCTGTTCTTTCACTGTTCGCAGTACAATGGAAACCTGCAGGAACTCAAGATAGGAG ATGATGTGGAGTTTGAAGTGTCCTCAGACAGGCGCACTGGCAAGCCCATAGCAGTGAAGTTGCTTAAGATCAAGCCAGAGGTGCTTCCAGAGGAGCGCATCTCGGGCCAGGTGGGGCCAGACTCGCACGCCTCTCCCTTTACTGTGCTGCATGGTTATATTCATCCA GTTGTCTCAGCCATCTCTACTCACCTGGATAGCAAGTCTACTCCAGGCCAGGTGCCCACTGGCAGTGTGTGCTATGAGAGGAACGGG TATGGATTCCTTCCCTCACAGGAGGTGTTCTACCTCACCTACACCCCTGATGACATAGAGGGCAATATGCACCTGGACACTGGAGACAAAGTTAGCTTCTACATGGAGACCAACAAACA CACTGGTGCAGTAAGTGCTCACAATATCGTTCTGGTGAAGAAGAAACAAATGAGGTGCCAGGGAGTTGTTTGTGCAACCAAG GAGGCCTTTGGGTTTATTGAAAGAGCTGACGTGGTGAAAGAGATATTCTTTCACTACAGCGAGTTCAAGGGTGACCTGGAGGCCCTGCAGGCTGGTGACGACGTTGAGTTCACCATTAAAGAGAGAAAC GGGAAAGAGGTGGCCACAGACGTGAGGCTGCTCCCACAGGGGACCGTCATATTTGAGGACATTAGCATTGAGCAGTTTGAAGGCACTGTTGCAAAGGTCATCCCCAAAGTTCCAACCAAGAACCAG AATGATCCGCTACCAGGCCGCATCTGTGCCAGGATCAGTTTTACTGACAAGGAACTCCTTTTTGGAGAGAAGGACACAAAGTCCAAGGTGACCCTGCTGGAGGGCGACCATGTGCAGTTCAACATCTCCACTGACCGCCGGGACAAGCTGGAGCGAGCCACCAACATAGACATCCTTCCAGACACCTTCCACTTCACCAAAGAGTCCCGTGAGATG GGTGTGATTGCTGCCATGCGTGATGGCTTTGGCTTCATCAAGTGTGTAGACCGGGATGCTAGGATGTTCTTTCACTTCAGCGAGGTCCTGGAGGAGAGCCAATTACACATCTCTGATGAAGTAGAGTTCACAGTTGTGCCCGTGAGTCCAGAGAAAACGTCCATG GACATGCTGTCTGCCCAGAGAAACCATGCTGTGCGCATTAAGAAGCTGCCCAAGGGCACGGTCTCCTTCCATACCCAGTCTGAGCAGCGCTTTGTGGGCTTGGTGGAGAAGGAGTCTACAGCGGCCGTCACCAACAACAAGAGCGCAAGCCcaagcaaggccaaagagaag AAAAAAGACAAG GGTAAAGTAGTTGAAAAG GAAGCTGAAGAGGGAGTCATTTCTTATGAGGACTGTGGGGTGAAGCTGACTGTGTCCTACCATGTCAAAGATCTGGATGGAGCTGCCCAGCCACAAGCCGGTGATAAG GTGGAGTTCTCCATCAATGAGGTAAAGAGGACAGGCCAGCAGAGTGCTGTCACCATCAAGATCCTCAACCGGACCGTCAACACCAAGAGACTGCTGGGATACATAGCCACCCTAAAAGACAACTTTGGCTTCATAGAGACGGCCAATCACGATCAAGAGATCTTCTTTCACTACAG TGAGCTGTGTGGAGACTTGGAGAACTTGGAGCTGGGTGACACGGTGGAATACACCCTGTCCAAGGGCAAAGGAAACAAAGTCAGTGCTGAGAAGGTTACGAAGGTGGCGGCAG GGAATGGTGTTGGGCAGGATGTTGGTGAGGCAGTAATGCTGGGTAAGGTGCTGCGTCCTCTGCGCAGCGTGGATCCGTCCCAGACTGAGTACCAGGGCCTCATCGAGCTCACAGAGGAAG ATGGCACAAAGGGCCAACATTACCCTTTTGGCATTGTGGGCATGGCGAACAAGGCGGACTGTCTGCAGAAAGGAGAGATGGTGAAGTTCCAGCTGTGCACAGTGTCCCAGACAGGACAGAAGATGGCCTGCAATGTCGTCCCCCAACGCAAAGCCCTTGTGGAATGTGTCAAGGACCAG TTTGGTTTCATCACGTATGAAGTTGGCGAGAGTAAGAAGCTGTTTTTCCACGTGAAGGAGGTGCAGGATGGCTTGGAGCTTCAGACTGGGGATGAGGTGGAATTCTCGGTCATCCTCAACCAACGCACAGGGAAATGTAGTGCCTGCAATGTGCGCCGAGTCAG TGAAGGGCCTAAACCGGTGGCAACCCCCCGCCCCGATCGCTTGGTCAACCGGCTCAAGAGCATCACCCTTGATGATGTTAGCGCCCCCCGCCTAGTCATTGTGAGACAGCCTCGTGGCCCTGATAACTCAAAG GGTTTCAGCGTGGAGAGGAAAACCCGTCAACCGGGTGTCATTGACTGA
- the csde1 gene encoding cold shock domain-containing protein E1 isoform X12 → MERIHSEPPLARKTASASSTSAVTIPRSFSVSHKKHKRTPLYQRSMSFDPGMLHNNGHTAFANGTVAGIRETGVVEKLLTSYGFIQCSERQARLFFHCSQYNGNLQELKIGDDVEFEVSSDRRTGKPIAVKLLKIKPEVLPEERISGQVGPDSHASPFTVLHGYIHPVVSAISTHLDSKSTPGQVPTGSVCYERNGEVFYLTYTPDDIEGNMHLDTGDKVSFYMETNKHTGAVSAHNIVLVKKKQMRCQGVVCATKEAFGFIERADVVKEIFFHYSEFKGDLEALQAGDDVEFTIKERNGKEVATDVRLLPQGTVIFEDISIEQFEGTVAKVIPKVPTKNQNDPLPGRICARISFTDKELLFGEKDTKSKVTLLEGDHVQFNISTDRRDKLERATNIDILPDTFHFTKESREMGVIAAMRDGFGFIKCVDRDARMFFHFSEVLEESQLHISDEVEFTVVPDMLSAQRNHAVRIKKLPKGTVSFHTQSEQRFVGLVEKESTAAVTNNKSASPSKAKEKEAEEGVISYEDCGVKLTVSYHVKDLDGAAQPQAGDKVEFSINEVKRTGQQSAVTIKILNRTVNTKRLLGYIATLKDNFGFIETANHDQEIFFHYSELCGDLENLELGDTVEYTLSKGKGNKVSAEKVTKVAAGNGVGQDVGEAVMLGKVLRPLRSVDPSQTEYQGLIELTEEDGTKGQHYPFGIVGMANKADCLQKGEMVKFQLCTVSQTGQKMACNVVPQRKALVECVKDQFGFITYEVGESKKLFFHVKEVQDGLELQTGDEVEFSVILNQRTGKCSACNVRRVSEGPKPVATPRPDRLVNRLKSITLDDVSAPRLVIVRQPRGPDNSKGFSVERKTRQPGVID, encoded by the exons ATGGAGAGAATACACTCTGAACCCCCTTTGGCACGTAAAACTGCCTCTGCCTCTTCCACCTCTGCTGTGACTATCCCCCGGTCCTTCTCTgtttcacacaaaaaacacaagcgGACCCCCCTGTATCAGAGATCA ATGAGTTTTGACCCGGGCATGCTCCATAACAACGGGCACACTGCGTTTGCAAACGGCACAGTGGCGGGCATCAGGGAGACTGGCGTAGTGGAGAAGCTGCTTACCTCCTATGGGTTCATCCAGTGCTCTGAGCGGCAGGCCCGCCTGTTCTTTCACTGTTCGCAGTACAATGGAAACCTGCAGGAACTCAAGATAGGAG ATGATGTGGAGTTTGAAGTGTCCTCAGACAGGCGCACTGGCAAGCCCATAGCAGTGAAGTTGCTTAAGATCAAGCCAGAGGTGCTTCCAGAGGAGCGCATCTCGGGCCAGGTGGGGCCAGACTCGCACGCCTCTCCCTTTACTGTGCTGCATGGTTATATTCATCCA GTTGTCTCAGCCATCTCTACTCACCTGGATAGCAAGTCTACTCCAGGCCAGGTGCCCACTGGCAGTGTGTGCTATGAGAGGAACGGG GAGGTGTTCTACCTCACCTACACCCCTGATGACATAGAGGGCAATATGCACCTGGACACTGGAGACAAAGTTAGCTTCTACATGGAGACCAACAAACA CACTGGTGCAGTAAGTGCTCACAATATCGTTCTGGTGAAGAAGAAACAAATGAGGTGCCAGGGAGTTGTTTGTGCAACCAAG GAGGCCTTTGGGTTTATTGAAAGAGCTGACGTGGTGAAAGAGATATTCTTTCACTACAGCGAGTTCAAGGGTGACCTGGAGGCCCTGCAGGCTGGTGACGACGTTGAGTTCACCATTAAAGAGAGAAAC GGGAAAGAGGTGGCCACAGACGTGAGGCTGCTCCCACAGGGGACCGTCATATTTGAGGACATTAGCATTGAGCAGTTTGAAGGCACTGTTGCAAAGGTCATCCCCAAAGTTCCAACCAAGAACCAG AATGATCCGCTACCAGGCCGCATCTGTGCCAGGATCAGTTTTACTGACAAGGAACTCCTTTTTGGAGAGAAGGACACAAAGTCCAAGGTGACCCTGCTGGAGGGCGACCATGTGCAGTTCAACATCTCCACTGACCGCCGGGACAAGCTGGAGCGAGCCACCAACATAGACATCCTTCCAGACACCTTCCACTTCACCAAAGAGTCCCGTGAGATG GGTGTGATTGCTGCCATGCGTGATGGCTTTGGCTTCATCAAGTGTGTAGACCGGGATGCTAGGATGTTCTTTCACTTCAGCGAGGTCCTGGAGGAGAGCCAATTACACATCTCTGATGAAGTAGAGTTCACAGTTGTGCCC GACATGCTGTCTGCCCAGAGAAACCATGCTGTGCGCATTAAGAAGCTGCCCAAGGGCACGGTCTCCTTCCATACCCAGTCTGAGCAGCGCTTTGTGGGCTTGGTGGAGAAGGAGTCTACAGCGGCCGTCACCAACAACAAGAGCGCAAGCCcaagcaaggccaaagagaag GAAGCTGAAGAGGGAGTCATTTCTTATGAGGACTGTGGGGTGAAGCTGACTGTGTCCTACCATGTCAAAGATCTGGATGGAGCTGCCCAGCCACAAGCCGGTGATAAG GTGGAGTTCTCCATCAATGAGGTAAAGAGGACAGGCCAGCAGAGTGCTGTCACCATCAAGATCCTCAACCGGACCGTCAACACCAAGAGACTGCTGGGATACATAGCCACCCTAAAAGACAACTTTGGCTTCATAGAGACGGCCAATCACGATCAAGAGATCTTCTTTCACTACAG TGAGCTGTGTGGAGACTTGGAGAACTTGGAGCTGGGTGACACGGTGGAATACACCCTGTCCAAGGGCAAAGGAAACAAAGTCAGTGCTGAGAAGGTTACGAAGGTGGCGGCAG GGAATGGTGTTGGGCAGGATGTTGGTGAGGCAGTAATGCTGGGTAAGGTGCTGCGTCCTCTGCGCAGCGTGGATCCGTCCCAGACTGAGTACCAGGGCCTCATCGAGCTCACAGAGGAAG ATGGCACAAAGGGCCAACATTACCCTTTTGGCATTGTGGGCATGGCGAACAAGGCGGACTGTCTGCAGAAAGGAGAGATGGTGAAGTTCCAGCTGTGCACAGTGTCCCAGACAGGACAGAAGATGGCCTGCAATGTCGTCCCCCAACGCAAAGCCCTTGTGGAATGTGTCAAGGACCAG TTTGGTTTCATCACGTATGAAGTTGGCGAGAGTAAGAAGCTGTTTTTCCACGTGAAGGAGGTGCAGGATGGCTTGGAGCTTCAGACTGGGGATGAGGTGGAATTCTCGGTCATCCTCAACCAACGCACAGGGAAATGTAGTGCCTGCAATGTGCGCCGAGTCAG TGAAGGGCCTAAACCGGTGGCAACCCCCCGCCCCGATCGCTTGGTCAACCGGCTCAAGAGCATCACCCTTGATGATGTTAGCGCCCCCCGCCTAGTCATTGTGAGACAGCCTCGTGGCCCTGATAACTCAAAG GGTTTCAGCGTGGAGAGGAAAACCCGTCAACCGGGTGTCATTGACTGA
- the csde1 gene encoding cold shock domain-containing protein E1 isoform X13: protein MERIHSEPPLARKTASASSTSAVTIPRSFSVSHKKHKRTPLYQRSMSFDPGMLHNNGHTAFANGTVAGIRETGVVEKLLTSYGFIQCSERQARLFFHCSQYNGNLQELKIGDDVEFEVSSDRRTGKPIAVKLLKIKPEVLPEERISGQVVSAISTHLDSKSTPGQVPTGSVCYERNGEVFYLTYTPDDIEGNMHLDTGDKVSFYMETNKHTGAVSAHNIVLVKKKQMRCQGVVCATKEAFGFIERADVVKEIFFHYSEFKGDLEALQAGDDVEFTIKERNGKEVATDVRLLPQGTVIFEDISIEQFEGTVAKVIPKVPTKNQNDPLPGRICARISFTDKELLFGEKDTKSKVTLLEGDHVQFNISTDRRDKLERATNIDILPDTFHFTKESREMGVIAAMRDGFGFIKCVDRDARMFFHFSEVLEESQLHISDEVEFTVVPDMLSAQRNHAVRIKKLPKGTVSFHTQSEQRFVGLVEKESTAAVTNNKSASPSKAKEKEAEEGVISYEDCGVKLTVSYHVKDLDGAAQPQAGDKVEFSINEVKRTGQQSAVTIKILNRTVNTKRLLGYIATLKDNFGFIETANHDQEIFFHYSELCGDLENLELGDTVEYTLSKGKGNKVSAEKVTKVAAGNGVGQDVGEAVMLGKVLRPLRSVDPSQTEYQGLIELTEEDGTKGQHYPFGIVGMANKADCLQKGEMVKFQLCTVSQTGQKMACNVVPQRKALVECVKDQFGFITYEVGESKKLFFHVKEVQDGLELQTGDEVEFSVILNQRTGKCSACNVRRVSEGPKPVATPRPDRLVNRLKSITLDDVSAPRLVIVRQPRGPDNSKGFSVERKTRQPGVID from the exons ATGGAGAGAATACACTCTGAACCCCCTTTGGCACGTAAAACTGCCTCTGCCTCTTCCACCTCTGCTGTGACTATCCCCCGGTCCTTCTCTgtttcacacaaaaaacacaagcgGACCCCCCTGTATCAGAGATCA ATGAGTTTTGACCCGGGCATGCTCCATAACAACGGGCACACTGCGTTTGCAAACGGCACAGTGGCGGGCATCAGGGAGACTGGCGTAGTGGAGAAGCTGCTTACCTCCTATGGGTTCATCCAGTGCTCTGAGCGGCAGGCCCGCCTGTTCTTTCACTGTTCGCAGTACAATGGAAACCTGCAGGAACTCAAGATAGGAG ATGATGTGGAGTTTGAAGTGTCCTCAGACAGGCGCACTGGCAAGCCCATAGCAGTGAAGTTGCTTAAGATCAAGCCAGAGGTGCTTCCAGAGGAGCGCATCTCGGGCCAG GTTGTCTCAGCCATCTCTACTCACCTGGATAGCAAGTCTACTCCAGGCCAGGTGCCCACTGGCAGTGTGTGCTATGAGAGGAACGGG GAGGTGTTCTACCTCACCTACACCCCTGATGACATAGAGGGCAATATGCACCTGGACACTGGAGACAAAGTTAGCTTCTACATGGAGACCAACAAACA CACTGGTGCAGTAAGTGCTCACAATATCGTTCTGGTGAAGAAGAAACAAATGAGGTGCCAGGGAGTTGTTTGTGCAACCAAG GAGGCCTTTGGGTTTATTGAAAGAGCTGACGTGGTGAAAGAGATATTCTTTCACTACAGCGAGTTCAAGGGTGACCTGGAGGCCCTGCAGGCTGGTGACGACGTTGAGTTCACCATTAAAGAGAGAAAC GGGAAAGAGGTGGCCACAGACGTGAGGCTGCTCCCACAGGGGACCGTCATATTTGAGGACATTAGCATTGAGCAGTTTGAAGGCACTGTTGCAAAGGTCATCCCCAAAGTTCCAACCAAGAACCAG AATGATCCGCTACCAGGCCGCATCTGTGCCAGGATCAGTTTTACTGACAAGGAACTCCTTTTTGGAGAGAAGGACACAAAGTCCAAGGTGACCCTGCTGGAGGGCGACCATGTGCAGTTCAACATCTCCACTGACCGCCGGGACAAGCTGGAGCGAGCCACCAACATAGACATCCTTCCAGACACCTTCCACTTCACCAAAGAGTCCCGTGAGATG GGTGTGATTGCTGCCATGCGTGATGGCTTTGGCTTCATCAAGTGTGTAGACCGGGATGCTAGGATGTTCTTTCACTTCAGCGAGGTCCTGGAGGAGAGCCAATTACACATCTCTGATGAAGTAGAGTTCACAGTTGTGCCC GACATGCTGTCTGCCCAGAGAAACCATGCTGTGCGCATTAAGAAGCTGCCCAAGGGCACGGTCTCCTTCCATACCCAGTCTGAGCAGCGCTTTGTGGGCTTGGTGGAGAAGGAGTCTACAGCGGCCGTCACCAACAACAAGAGCGCAAGCCcaagcaaggccaaagagaag GAAGCTGAAGAGGGAGTCATTTCTTATGAGGACTGTGGGGTGAAGCTGACTGTGTCCTACCATGTCAAAGATCTGGATGGAGCTGCCCAGCCACAAGCCGGTGATAAG GTGGAGTTCTCCATCAATGAGGTAAAGAGGACAGGCCAGCAGAGTGCTGTCACCATCAAGATCCTCAACCGGACCGTCAACACCAAGAGACTGCTGGGATACATAGCCACCCTAAAAGACAACTTTGGCTTCATAGAGACGGCCAATCACGATCAAGAGATCTTCTTTCACTACAG TGAGCTGTGTGGAGACTTGGAGAACTTGGAGCTGGGTGACACGGTGGAATACACCCTGTCCAAGGGCAAAGGAAACAAAGTCAGTGCTGAGAAGGTTACGAAGGTGGCGGCAG GGAATGGTGTTGGGCAGGATGTTGGTGAGGCAGTAATGCTGGGTAAGGTGCTGCGTCCTCTGCGCAGCGTGGATCCGTCCCAGACTGAGTACCAGGGCCTCATCGAGCTCACAGAGGAAG ATGGCACAAAGGGCCAACATTACCCTTTTGGCATTGTGGGCATGGCGAACAAGGCGGACTGTCTGCAGAAAGGAGAGATGGTGAAGTTCCAGCTGTGCACAGTGTCCCAGACAGGACAGAAGATGGCCTGCAATGTCGTCCCCCAACGCAAAGCCCTTGTGGAATGTGTCAAGGACCAG TTTGGTTTCATCACGTATGAAGTTGGCGAGAGTAAGAAGCTGTTTTTCCACGTGAAGGAGGTGCAGGATGGCTTGGAGCTTCAGACTGGGGATGAGGTGGAATTCTCGGTCATCCTCAACCAACGCACAGGGAAATGTAGTGCCTGCAATGTGCGCCGAGTCAG TGAAGGGCCTAAACCGGTGGCAACCCCCCGCCCCGATCGCTTGGTCAACCGGCTCAAGAGCATCACCCTTGATGATGTTAGCGCCCCCCGCCTAGTCATTGTGAGACAGCCTCGTGGCCCTGATAACTCAAAG GGTTTCAGCGTGGAGAGGAAAACCCGTCAACCGGGTGTCATTGACTGA